The nucleotide sequence CCAGAGATTCCGAGTCGACGTGCTTCAAATGCAGCAGCTCAACCCGCGGAGCGGTTGCCACCGCCAGTTGCTCAATCTGCTTGATGACCTGTTCGACCTGGGCGATATCCTTGTCGTTTCCTTCGATCAAAATGACATTCAGGTCTTCGATGACCTGAATATTAACCTGACCTTTGAAATTCCCCAGGATGCCGGTCAGTGTCCCCTCCGCATCCTCGTTCGGAGTGACCGGGATCATCTGCATGTCGTCTGATTCGGGATCGGGGGGATTCTGTGAATCGTCATCCGCCTGGGCCAGACGCGATTGCGCATCCGTATGTCGGACCTTGCGAATTCGCTCGATCTCCGCAGGCAGCTGTTCTGCGATTCCACAAACGTACTGAGTACTCGCCTTGATAGTCGTCGTCGTTTTCCCGTCCGCCGGTTGATCGAGGGCCTTGAGCAGCTTGATCACGGCTTCCACATTGCGGGCATTGCCATCGATGAGCAGTTCGTCGTGAGCCTCATCAATCGAAATCATGAAGTGGACGGGTTCGATGGGATCCTTCTGGGAAGCCGATGAATCGTTGCTCCCCTTACCTGGTTTGCTGGCGACGCGAAAAGCGGGAAGTCCATTGCGACCGGAATCAATCAGTTCGGCCGACGATTTCATCGCTCGGTAAACGCGCTTCGACAAGTCGACCGCGCTGGTGTGGCGTGTTTTGAAGACCACAGCGGGAGCTGGTGCGCCGACGTTTTGAAGTCCCGTTGGAACCTTGGATTCGAAAGGGTGTGGCTGCCGGTTGCGAGCAGGCTGAGCGTCTTCTTCGAGGTCCTCGGTCTCGCCCACCGGCTCTTCATGTGCGGTCTGACGAACGACTCGTTTGGCAGGCGTCATTTTCGCGGCGGTTTCTTTTTCCTTCGCAGTGGCAGGTTCGGCTTCCATCGGAAGTGGCTTGCCGTCGCGACCGGTGTAGCGGATGGACTTGTGGACGATGATCTCTTCGTTCGCCGTGTTCTCACGAGGAGCGGTCATCGAATCGACACGAAAACTCCCTTGCTTCACGACGGCCTCATCTTTGGAGTCGTCCGACGAGACGTTCGCATCCTGATGTTTGTCAGAACCGCGTGCGGGAAGAACGGCGGGAGGATACTGCGGTCGGGTGGTCGCGATCTCAAGCAGGATCAGGAACTGCCCCTTTTCAATCAACCGCAGTCCCTGTGGTTCAATCTCCTTATTGACGATGCGCAATGCGTCTTTGCGTGTGTACTCGTTGCGATCCAGACGTGAGTACCGACCACGTGGGAGCTGATCGGCGATGATCTCCATGTCGCCCGTGGCTGCAAGGTCCTGGAAGACTTTTGCCCACGAGGCCGAATAGTAGTTCAGCCTGATTTTCTTCTCAGTCGTCTCCGCAACAACCGCCGGCTCACCTGGCTTCGGTTTCGTCGCAGCCGAAATCATCGGCGTTGAAAGCATTGCAGGTAGACCCACCAGCCATGCCAGCAGCGAAAGACCCGAGGCCAGGGCCAGCCCGTTGCAGGTGTGCCGGAACGAGGAGCGACCGCCGCTGACAGCTCGCAGATCCGCGCGACCGTTCACTGATGAATCGGAATCGTGGGTATTCATGTAGTTTTATCGCCGATGTAAACTATTCAATCGCAGCCACAATCGATGACCAGTCGCGAGTGTGCTCGTCTCCGCTCCCCCCCCCCCGGTGTCCCGGGAGAGTTTCGCGGCATCGTCATCCTGAACTTCTTGGCCCCGCTTGAGCACAGTTGCGCACGGTCATTTAACCGTCATAATCGACAAGCTTTGACATTCGCTTGAAGTCAAAGCCTCGCCAGATGCTCCAAATTAAGGTTGGCTTAGGAGACGTCCTGGTCGCGCTTCAAACTGGAGAAACTACCCCGCCCTGGAGCGGCAGATTTTTCACCTGACACAGAAGTGAGGAAAGGACAAGGAGGGGCTGTGGTGAATGGGGGTAACGGGCGAAGACAAAAAAGAAAGGGTCGGGTGTTCCCCATTTCAAAAATGACCGGGGGGTAACAACCTGATATCCCCGGGGCCAGTTGGCCAGATTTGAAATGCGAACGCCCGACCCTGTATGGTCGACCTAGGGGGCCAGAACCCTACCGTGTGATCACGGCGAGTGGGAGCCGGTTCCGATCACCGCGCTGACGAAGTTCTTCAATGACGACTCCCGCATCCGGCTTCAGAAAAATGTTCTCGCTCTTCGACTGATTCCCGAGTTTCATGACGACTTTCTTATCGAAGTCAATCAATTCGGGTGAGAGTCGGACGGTGAATCCGGCCGCTGCCGATTTGACGATCAGTGTGTTACCCGGCGTAATCCGTGCATCGACTTCCATGGGGATCACCCGTTGAGCGGCCCCGGGAGGCGCGGGAAGTATGTAGTCCCGCGCCAGTCCGTTCGCTGTCACCCAGAAAAATCGGTTATCCCCTTTTCGCAGCGTACGAACTTCAAATTCTTTCGGCATGGGGCGACGAACGTGGGTGTCCATCCAGTCGAACAGTTTGCTGCATTCGTCAAACAGGTTTTCGCCATTTCGGCCCAGATATTCGACGAGCATGAAATCAAAACGAGATCCACGGATCAGCATATTGTCGAAGACCAGATTACTGGAGGGGTCACGGTTGTCTTTTGAGTCGTAACCTTTTCCGACCACGTACCAGGCCGTATGACTGCCGTTCTGCCAGTTGTAGACGCAGTAATTGACGGCGTTCCCTCCAATCGGCAGAACTCCGGCGAATTCATCGGGATGGGACAGGCCGATATCAAACGCCGCATCGCCTCCCATGCCATGGCCTGTCAGAAAGACGCGGTCGCTGTCGACGGCGAATCGTTTTCTGGCATCGACGAGACAGTCCAGTACATATTGATGGGCGGGCGTTCCATACGTGTACTCATCCTGATTGGGATCGGCGTAGTCCGGGGCAATGACGATGTAACCCCGCTGGCTCCCCAGATCAGGATCCTGCAAGTCCCCCGTCCAAGCCTCAACCGCCTGTTCAATCGTGCGATTACGAGCTCTCAGTACGATCAGCAGTGGATAGGTGTGAAGGGGTGAGTATTCAGCGGGAAGAGCGACCGCGTAGCTGCGGCCTTCAATTCCCGTTGTGGTGACCTGATGAATCGCGCCTGGCCGGATCTCACTGGCATCCAGAATCGGGGGAAGCTGCGCGACCAGTTTCAGCACCGTTTGAGGGCTGACGCTTTCGAGCTTCTTCAGTTGATCAATCTTATCCGCCTGTATGCCGATGTCGTCACTGCGCAGAGCGTCGATCGCAATATTACGTGCTTCCCAGATCCGTAGCGTCTGAGAGAGGTCTGGAGTGGCATTTGCCGATCCCAGGACCCAGCCTGAGTAGGCCAGCCCCAGACGCTGCGAGGGATCATATTGCTTGTCGTTCTCGGCCTTCAGAAAAGCATCCAGGCGGGGAAGCGTTCCCATGCTGAGTTGTTCGTTGATTTCGGATCGGAGCGGCTGGAGTTTCTCCGCTGTTTCTTCGTCGTTGAGTTTCGCTTGCCATTCGCTGAGTAACAGCTTGGCCTGATCGATCGTACGACGAGCCTGGTCATGCTCCTGGATGGTCTGTCTGACCTTCTGCATGACGGTTCCCGTCAACGGTTGGCTCAGCAGCTTTCTGGCAAAGGCTTCCGCCAGTTCAAACTGACCGGCCCGTTTACGACGTTCGAGGCGGCGGAGAATTCGGTCACCGAAGTAATTCATCAACTCTTCGCGCGATTTGTCGACCAGTTCTTTTCGCTCGGGCAGGTCCTTTTCAATGGCGTCCAGTTCCGCGAATGCCTGGGGATAGTGTTCCGCCTGAGAATAGAATCGGACGAGCGCGAATCGTGCGACCGCATCGTCTCGCTTCACCTGCATCTTCAGCATCGGTTCCAGCGTTTCGATGGGAATGGTTTTGAGTGGAAGTCCCAGCTTCCAGTTGCAGTTCGTACTTTCAACCAGCACATGATCGGGATGAACTTCGGTGATGGACTGGAATACATCCATCATCTTTTTAGGAGTAACGATCTTTAGCCGACGCCGCCCGTATTCATCAAACGGCGTTACGTCCGCGATCGAGCCAAACGTCGAAACCACCAGCCCCTGATCTGACCTTCTCGGCGGGGGCATTGGAATGGCCACAGGGTTCTGCGAAGCCAGTCCTGCCGCTTGTCCTCCGCTGGAAACATCTCGTTGCAGCAGGGGAAAATAGGTCCGCTGCCAGCCGTTATCGATTCTGCCAATGTTGTGTGGCGTCGGGCCCCGGTCTTTCTCTCGTTTCAACTCTTCTTCGCTGGGGCGAAGCGCTTCCTCTCCGACCGCGCGACCCCCGAGCGAACTCATCACCAGAAACTGTCCTCGGAGAGTCGTCCCATTCTTGAGTCGGATCTCGGCTCCGTCCATCGATGATCCAAAGGCAGCACTGCCGACCAGTATTGCCAATCCGCCGATCCAGCTTCGCCTGAACATTCGCCACCTCATCTTTTCCTGCGCAACGCTCGAGCGGTTCCATCAGCCGGAACCCACTCCGCCGCGTCCCGTCCCGCCTCTCCCACACTCAGCCCCTGTGAAAGTTTTTGCGGGGTGAAACGTTATTGCTGGTAAGTCACCTCGTCTCACGTAGCTGATTCTCACATGGCAGATTCGGCCCGCTTGTGTGGCCCTCGTTCCGCGACGTGATCGAACTGATCATTACCCATTCTAATCCGAAACCCGTCAAACGAAGGCCGTTCCATCGACTCTCCCCTGTTTTCTGTTTGCGGCCAAGTTCGCACTGTGACGGGGGGGCGTTTCGCACCTCATTCTGACAGATTCCCCTGCCAGAGGCACGATGGAGCCACTCCATGTGTCCGATTGCTTGGCGCTTGGCCCCGCGCGTTCTATTGTCTGAATTGTCTGCGGCAGGCCCCTTTGACGTGCAGGAACAGCAGTGAATGCCTCCCCTCCTCCAAGGGAGAATCGTCCGCTTGGCAGAAACTTCATCACCTCAAACTCTCTCTGGCCCCGTCTCTTTCCCAGGAACCGATTCCTTATCAGGTAAGTGTCTCATGAATTGTCTAATTTCAAAGTGGCTGATCGTCATGACAACAGTTCTGGGTATGACCACGGTGGCCAATTCTGCCGATCCCGAAAAATTTCGTGTCTACTTCGGCACGTATTCGGGTGAACTCAGCAAGGGGATTTATGTCAGTACGTTCGATGCCGCGACGGGCAAGCTGTCTGCACCCGAACTGGCGGCCGAAGTGAAGAACGCGTCGTTTCTGGCGATTCACCCCAGTCGCAAAAACTTGTACGCCGTCAGCGAGATCGCCGACTTCGAGGGCAAGAAACAGGGTGGTGTCAGTGCGTTTGAGATCGATTCCGCCACCGGACGTTTGAAGCTGCTGAACCAGCAATCCTCGGGAGGTGGGGGGCCGTGTCATCTGGTGACCGACGCCCAGGGGACGAACGTCCTCGTCGCCAACTACGGCGGAGGGAGTGTTTCCGTCCTGCCGATTCTGGCTGATGGAAAGCTTTCACCCGCGTCCTCCACCATTCAGCATCAGGGTTCCAGCGTCGACAAGCAGCGGCAGGAAGGTCCTCACGCTCATTCGATCAACCTCGATCCTGCGAACAAGTTCGCGTTCGCGGCGGACCTGGGCCTGGATAAGGTCCTGGTCTACCGCTTTGACGGCAGCAAAGGGCTGCTGACGGCAAACGATCCTCCCGCCGGTGTGGTCGCACCCGGAAGCGGGCCTCGTCACTTTGCCTTTCATCCCAGCGGCAAGTATGCCTTCGTGAACAATGAAATGACTTCGACCATCACGTCGTTTGCCTACGATCCCGCCAAAGGATCGCTGAAAGAGATTCACACCCTGTCCACGATTCCGGAACCAACCCCGGGAAACTCGACCGCCGAGACGGTCGTTCATCCGTCCGGAAAATTCGTGTATGTTTCCAACCGCGGTCACAACAGCCTGGCGATCTATCAGTGCGATCCCGCGACCGGCCGACTGACGGCTCTGGGGCATCAATCCACCGGCGGCAAGACGCCGCGCAATTTCAACATCGATCCCACGGGAAGCTACGTGCTGGCCGCAAATCAGGACACCAACAATGTCACCGTCCTGAAAATTGATGCCGCGACGGGGAAGCTGTCCCCCACCGGGGCAGCCATCGAAGTCGGCATCCCCGTCTGTGTCAAATTTGTGCCTCTTCCTTGATGGGGGAGGTTGAATGGACTGCAGAGTTGAATGGTCCGCAGGTAAGATGCTAAACACAGACACACAGCATCGGCGCAGGAGAGTGGGAATCGGCTGAGACCTTCTCATGTCATCCCGCGTATCTCCTGTGTGTCTTTGCGATTGTCGGTGCGCGACCGGTCAATGCCCCGAATGAGTTTCCTCGTCCCAAAGAGTTACTGGGCGTAGAGTCACGGGACGAGGAAGTGTCGGATCAGAGTTCCGCATCGTCCCCGGTGACGTGGCTTTGGGTCGCGTGACTTGGGGGGCATGTGACTTGGGCAAGATGCGGATCTGCGATTTGGCCCCGTTGAGAGTTCGTATCAAGTGGTTGTTTTTTTCGAAGCTGTCTCAAGGATGAACCCATGGCTCGCCTGATTGGCATGGACGAGGCGGGGCTCGGTCCTAACCTGGGGCCTTTCGTCGTCGCGGTGACCGTCTGGGACGTTCCTGGCTCCCCCACGGAATTTGATTTCTGGAAGACATTCAAGTCGGTTCTGACGAACGCTCCCGAAGCGGGAGACGCACGGCTGC is from Schlesneria sp. DSM 10557 and encodes:
- a CDS encoding lactonase family protein, whose product is MNCLISKWLIVMTTVLGMTTVANSADPEKFRVYFGTYSGELSKGIYVSTFDAATGKLSAPELAAEVKNASFLAIHPSRKNLYAVSEIADFEGKKQGGVSAFEIDSATGRLKLLNQQSSGGGGPCHLVTDAQGTNVLVANYGGGSVSVLPILADGKLSPASSTIQHQGSSVDKQRQEGPHAHSINLDPANKFAFAADLGLDKVLVYRFDGSKGLLTANDPPAGVVAPGSGPRHFAFHPSGKYAFVNNEMTSTITSFAYDPAKGSLKEIHTLSTIPEPTPGNSTAETVVHPSGKFVYVSNRGHNSLAIYQCDPATGRLTALGHQSTGGKTPRNFNIDPTGSYVLAANQDTNNVTVLKIDAATGKLSPTGAAIEVGIPVCVKFVPLP